One window of Triticum dicoccoides isolate Atlit2015 ecotype Zavitan chromosome 5A, WEW_v2.0, whole genome shotgun sequence genomic DNA carries:
- the LOC119303764 gene encoding uncharacterized protein LOC119303764, giving the protein MPLGVRLKWRETSTASQLSAKRDMSGGGTGMGGGKTGNRREDARGKGGARFGGRGNGEEREERGGRGRGGGTEQKRWRSDAGSQGDARRGSSGFDSRKRKGDHGSGYGDYNDTSFSKPRMDRKNPSDGTRGKFSSRGGDGFKPRRSEEGEFRPMRRSSSNGSGMGRGGGDRFKPRSMEDDGFRSVRRDGSKGSGMGRGEGERFKPRCSEDDGFRSMRRDSSKVYGGSKGDKGRSMVCMNSQASKWKKFDKDIRVDRRNGGTTNADLDEHDAGSRKSDDSQQNAEDKPRARPTRVLDKTGKKLRVYRKDSVSDSEEIAPPKKRKRMKLDPYDTSNKRIEDATPKQDVCITEKIPEKSTPEPDETEMSINAKFRDIQPSSSILSYVEDNLLGRRRLIDIKNAGYNTKLSAPLDNVPFSTRIERDRIEDTVFRNKLDFFAAAKIPSSFPPPTIPEIAFAGVSNVGKSSLLNALTRQWGIVRTSDKPGLTQSINFFKLASKLCLVDLPGYGFAYAKDEVKESWQELVKEYVSNRVGLDRVCLLVHTKRGMKPLDYELIDLMERYKTPYQIVLTKTDLVFPIDVARRAMEIQESLKKNKSVVKPVMMVSSKTGAGIRNLRGVLGKLARFIKP; this is encoded by the exons ATGCCGCTCGGTGTACGGTTGAAGTGGCGGGAGACCAGCACGGCGAGCCAGCTGAGCGCCAAGAGGGACATGAGCGGCGGCGGGACCGGGATGGGCGGCGGGAAGACGGGGAACAGGAGGGAGGACGCCAGAGGGAAAGGAGGGGCCAGGTTCGGTGGCCGGGGCAATGGGGAGGAGAGAGAAGAGCGCGGCGGGCGTGGGCGCGGAGGGGgtacggagcagaagcggtggcgGAGCGATGCAGGGTCTCAAGGGGACGCCAGGAGGGGTTCGTCTGGGTTTGACAGCAGGAAGAGGAAGGGTGATCATGGCTCGGGGTACGGCGATTACAACGACACGTCGTTTTCTAAACCAAGGATGGACAGAAAGAACCCTTCCGATGGAACCCGTGGGAAGTTTTCTTCTCGAGGAGGCGACGGATTTAAGCCCCGGAGATCTGAAGAGGGTGAATTTCGGCCGatgagaaggagtagcagcaatggTTCTGGTATGGGCAGAGGGGGTGGCGATAGGTTCAAGCCCCGAAGTATGGAAGATGATGGCTTTCGTTCAGTGAGAAGGGATGGCAGCAAAGGTTCTGGTATGGGCAGAGGGGAAGGCGAAAGGTTCAAGCCTCGATGTTCGGAAGATGATGGCTTCCGTTCAATGAGAAGGGATAGCAGCAAGGTTTATGgtgggagtaaaggggacaagggtCGATCAATGGTCTGTATGAATTCACAAGCCTCCAAGTGGAAGAAATTTGACAAAGACATCAGGGTCGATCGTCGAAATGGTGGCACCACAAATGCCGATTTGGATGAGCATGATGCGGGAAGCAGGAAGTCTGATGATTCACAGCAGAATGCTGAAGACAAGCCCCGTGCTCGTCCTACTCGGGTGCTGGACAAAACTGGGAAGAAACTCAGGGTCTATAGGAAGGATTCAGTTTCTGACTCTGAGGAAATTGCTCCTCCTAAGAAGAGAAAGCGAATGAAACTAGATCCTTATGACACATCAAACAAACGGATTGAGGATGCAACTCCCAAACAAGATG ttTGCATAACAGAGAAGATTCCAGAAAAGAGCACACCTGAACCTGACGAGACTGAAATGTCTATAAATGCTAAATTTCGTGACATACAGCCAAGTTCTTCAATCCTTTCATATGTTGAAGATAAT TTACTTGGTCGTAGGCGTCTAATTGACATAAAAAATGCTGGCTACAATACCAAGCTTTCTGCTCCTCTGGATAATGTCCCCTTCTCAACCAGAATTGAACGTGATCGGATAGAAGACACT GTGTTCAGAAATAAGTTGGACTTTTTTGCCGCTGCAAAGATCCCATCATCTTTCCCTCCTCCCACAATTCCAGAGATAGCATTTGCAG GGGTATCAAATGTTGGGAAATCCTCACTACTCAATGCACTTACAAGACAGTGGGGTATTGTGCGAACATCAGATAAGCCAGGACTTACTCAA AGTATAAATTTCTTCAAGCTTGCATCAAAGTTATGCCTTGTTGATTTGCCCGGATATGGTTTTGCTTATGCAAAGGATGAAGTTAAAGAGTCTTGGCAGGAGCTT GTGAAAGAGTATGTTTCAAACAGGGTTGGTCTGGATAGAGTGTGCCTTCTTGTCCACACTAAACGTGGAATGAAACCATTGGACTACGAGCTTATAGATCTAATGGAAAG ATACAAGACACCGTACCAGATTGTATTAACCAAGACTGATTTGGTTTTCCCTATAGACGTCGCTCGCCGTGCCATGGAAATCCAAGAG AGCCTCAAGAAGAACAAGTCGGTCGTAAAGCCCGTG ATGATGGTGAGCTCCAAGACGGGGGCGGGCATACGCAACCTGAGAGGCGTGCTTGGGAAGCTAGCTCGCTTCATCAAGCCGTAG